From Bactrocera oleae isolate idBacOlea1 chromosome 4, idBacOlea1, whole genome shotgun sequence:
ttatttaattgaaattaattttttatttttattttatttaatttttatttattatttaatttaaaatttgtatttatttcttttttaatgcttttatgtatttaattttattttgtttaattattttcatttaatttttttgagaaaatttaacGAAAGGTGTTAcctactaaaaaaaatataaacagaaaATGTTGCTATTCGCTTTGAAGTCCGTCTTCACACTTTTTCTAACAAACATTAATTCACACCTCTCCGTGAGCTatcaattttcattaattaaacgTAACGACGAATTCCCAACAAAAAAGTGGAGCTAATTTAGTCATAATTCCGCACATTGAAGgtaataattaattgtaattacAAAGTAAATATATGTCCATATGAGCATGAATACATTTCcgttataaatgtatatttttttaattctaaaatacttaaataattaaCTAGTTCCACTTCGTAGCGCTGCGTCGTCGATTTTTACTAGTTGAACTTCATTGCTGTCAATGCGCAATTTCACAACCATTTTAAGATGAACTCGAACAACtcattttgcaaataaatcaaatcaccgatacaaacatacaaacgtatgtatgaatataaagAAATTTGAGAAATTTGCTTCTACTTCGTTTTGCTGCTCTGTTGTAATAAAATCACACAAATGTGTATAAATTAGTCAGCAAGAAACCCACGTGAGCGCCTTGCTAAGCTGTCTCACCAGCCTCGACATTCAAGTTCATAGAAAGAGGTGCTCTCGCCAGCGCTCAGTGGTAATCTATTGCTTGTGCTCCGCGTACAACATTTGcaccaatatacatacaaatatacatatagtatatgtgtaagtatataAGAGTACCAACTCGTGATTCCAAACTTCTTCGCCAAGAGACAACAACCACCATCACAATGCAGCAGAGTAATGACGACGGCAGTGGAGAAGCAGCGGCAACGCTGGCAGTCAGCGATGAACTCTCAACGCTCATTCGATAGATTTGGGGGCTCGTTTGTGCGCGCGTCAGCTAATCAATGATGAAGTGCTGCTGCTGATAGCATACatctctatacatatgtatgtatgtatgagtgtgtgtgtgcatggaTGTCTTATACAGTtcgtatacatacaagtatattcacgTGCATATATTAGCCACATTTGGCCAGCTGCCATATGacttactatacatacatagcttCTAGTACAAGTATTTATAAAGAGTGATTTATCttcgaatataaatatatggaattgtgtatacttatatgtatttgtatgaatgtatgcatgtatgtttgtagatcGGTGAATGCATCAAATCCATCACAATCATTTGTATGCCGGTTTACGTTGTAAACCGATTGTTAGAtaacaaatctacatatatgaaTGAACTGACGTAAAATctgcgtatgtacatacatatacatgtacttCAATATAAAGGTGAGCAGATAGTGAATCAGTTAGATAGGCGCGCTAATGACGAAAGAGCTGTTGTCTTTATGTTTAACCCTCCAAAGGTTAACAAATATTATGAGATATTTAAACAAttgttatgcaacaaaataaaaataattatgcaaGAATACTACTAtaactataaaataatttaattattataaaaaaattaataattatgaaaatattattttggaacaagtataatatatgcacttatgttattacgcaaatcaattaattttatatacatatgtacatatcttagtaaaatattaatttacaacCAAATATGGAtgatatttgaatatttgaaaggaaaaaaaaagttataaaaaaaatactagttttttaataaaaacacgttttaaaacaaaacttttctttctaaaaatatttatttaacaataaattgagtaaataatttacagaaaatatgtattcaaaagaaaaataatgctagaaaaatataaactaatGTTTGGATgagtaatattaaataataataatcataataaaggagacataataaaacaaattaaatcatATAAAGGTAAAAAAGATAaacatcaataaaaaaatatataaaaaataaacgaaacgaaaatatgatagaattataaaataccaaataataataaaatgaaccataaaaacaaaacaaaaacaaattaattcagcaataaaaatatatgtacatacagtatCGGACAAAACATTTGCAACTAAAGCGAAGTCCACGATTTTTTGTCTCTTACAAATGCCATTTTTCTTTCGAATTGCTTTTTGCTTCTTGTTTCTAAATGGCCGTAAGGAGCGTTTAAAATGCCTTCGCACCATGTTTGCAATTGAAAAAGCAAAagatgtaaataattaaaaatataaataatttaataaaatattatttaggaaagaatataattgaataaaatttacaaaagttgAAAATAGAAGTTTGGAAgacaattaataaatattatagcaaaaaattaataaacatttcatataaataataaaaacaaattaataaataaacaaaaaatatattaataatataaaaaaaattgatacaattatataaaaaaaaatatattattaatataaaaaaattagtattatataaaaaaattaatattatataaaaataaaacttaatattatattaaaaaatttatattatataaaaaaattaatagtatataaaaaatacaattactaattaaaaaaataaataattaagcacaaaatgtaatacaaaaataatatctgaaaaatttggaagaaattaaataaatattatggcAAAGAGAAAcaatgtttataaaatatttcataacacAATAAATACTtatgaaacaattttaatatgcaaaaaattatgtaaataaaaatttaataataatataaaaaaaattataataataataataaaaaaataataataataataaaaaataataataataataaaaaataataataataataaaaatatttaataaaaaaataatcattataaaaaataatcataataaaaaaataatcataataaaaaaataatcataataaaaaaataatcacaataaaaaaataataataatacaaaaattttaataataataaaattataaaaattaaaatagtataataaaacaaaaaaaaatataaaaattaaaatataataaaacaaagaaaattataaaatatatataaaaaaaaaacaaaaaaaataaaaaaaaatttttttacaaaacaatGAGTAAAGATTTGtaacaaccaaaaaaaatattttgacttttttattaGAAAGTTAATAAGTCgatgtaaaatttataaataaaaaattattttaagcgaacaaaaataactaaaaaatatttataaaaaaattaaacaaaaaaaaatatttataaaaaaaaataatttaaaaaaaaataaatatttatacaaaaaaaaaaattataaaaaaaatatatttatgacgaaaaaatttatttataatgaagAAAAGATATTTGTGAATTCtgcattttaatatacatagcTCTTTCACTTGTCTTTACGCTTACCTTACTccaaaaattcttataaaacaTAAACTCTGCTTTTTCATACTAAACTATATTCTCAttgaagttatataaaaaacacttaaaattgtacttaaaataatttctgcTTCTTGCAACGACTGCAGCGCCAAAAATAGGCAGCATGAGACATATACACACTTTCAACCGTTGTCCTTTAATCGCTTTGGCAGATGACCGTAAAGAGATTGGACATAAAATGCAAGTAATCCTCCTCCACCAGTTGCACATAGGAGAGAGGCGTATAGCTGGGCTCCTCAGGtggaaaatattgtatttcctCCAGCACTTCCACCTCATCATCATCTTGAACATCAACAATTTGATCTCTGCTGGCGCTGTTACGTTTCACCTCACTGCTCAACGGTGCAGGATCGCCCTGACGGCGCAGCGGTGGACGCGGCAGCTGCGGTGTGGAAGACGCTGCTGTTGGGTGCTGCTGCTGCGCATGCCCTCCGGCGCCAATAGGACTAATCACACGCGACATATCGAAGGCTGTGCCTGATGGCGTCTGCTGGTGTTGCTGACGGCTGTGCTCTTGTTGCAAATGCAGACGACGCACCACATTCACACGCAAATCGTTGGAGTGACGACGTGCACCCGACTGCGTCGGTGACAGACGTGTTGTCGTAGTTGCCGAACTGCTCGCTGTTGCGCTGTTAGCAGCACCAGCTGATCCACCTGTCAATTCCATAAACACCAAGCCATGCTTGCGGCGGTACCACATTTCGCGGTGCTCACGATGATCGATCAGCACCTTTTTGCGCACGAATTCATGGAACGTCAAGAGTTCGGTGCTAATCTCACGCCGCACGATTTGTTTTTCGCGTGCCGGCAAGTAGGGATTTTTCAGCGCCAACATGCTCTGCGAGGCGGCTAACATTAGTACATGTTCGAGTGCGAGCAGGCAAAGTTCACCATCCAGATTGGTCAGCAGCTCGTTGGGTGGGCAATTCGCTGAGGAAACCGATGTAATAGAGACGGATTTCGAGAATTGTCGTTGTGAGCGTGCCAGCGCGGTTGCGCCGCTGGCATGCGGCGTAGTGACGCCATCTCTGCTGATAGGTAATACGTTGAGCGGCACTTCGTGGAAGCCGTGACCTTGCTGCAAGCGTAAAATATGcgtttattgtatttgtaatattttatgtgCGTAAATATTTCACTTACAAGATTGAGTACTTTCGTAAAAACACCAACAATGCTCAGCACTGTGCCAAAAGTCAGCGTTATGGCAGTCTCGTTCAATTTGGGCGCGCCAAAATGTATTTCGAAAATCGGTTCCCACTTGCTGACCAAAAATTCAGGTGCGCATATCAAGTCCAGCAATTTGGGGCTGAAGCGCTGTAGGCATTGTACACTTAACGTAATGATTTCGGTGAggctaaattaataaaaaaatatatatatgtatatgtaaatatttggtgTTGAATGGGTGCCACTCACTTGTTGAATGCGTTGATGACTTCGTCGGTGAAACCCGGTCGCTCAATGTCTGATAATATGTCCAATTGCAAATTGCGACCGGCTATGAGACATTTCAGATTTTTCGGCTGATGAAACATTGATATGGCATGCCCCATTAGCACTTGTACGGAGCGCTGGGAATAAAAAGGAGggcaaagttaattaaaataagaaaaaaattagaaaagacaagaaaaaacgttaatttcagtTGTACcagagctataatacccttcaaaaatacaaaatattccttacaagaacatgattttgatcggtcagtttgtatagcaattatataatatagtgactcgatttaagcaatttcttcggcgattgcactattgccttagaaaacaatttatgcctaattttttgaagatatctcgtcaaatgaaaaactttcaatacaagcacttaattccgatcgatTAGTTTGGATgccaaacttagtataccccattcagggtataattaatattaactcTAGTTTTGTAGATAACAACTGTTCATCGATAAGATTAACTTGAttactttatttgttgttttatatggTAAACATGCATCGAGCGTTATTGCGCCTAATTATATGCAACGTTTTTGTAAACACGAACGGATAGTCTACTTTTAGGATGAGCATTGAATTGCTTACCAAAAACTTCAAAGTACAGTCTACTTTGAGGATGATGtgataaaataaagtaattacTAAGAATTCTTTCAACACTCCTATAGCAACCTAGCAATAAAAAATCCGACAACTCTATACACTTTAAATATATACGAAACTCCACTCACCATTAAATTGAACAACGACTGCGAGTGTTCCAAACGCCACAGTGTCTCGAACTCAACCAAATTCGACACCAAAGTAACTGAGCTCTTGATCAGCTCCATTGCCGCCGGTTCCAGCGTCTGTTTGGCCAACAGTAGTGAGTCCACCAAATATACCTCATGAATACCCACAAATTGTAAGGCGTGTTTCACAAAGTAATGCTTGTGTTTCTCGAACAAGATTGTGACCAAGGTGATGCCACGCGTATAAATGGGCCACCATTTCTGCATCGTCCAGCTATGCTCCTCTGCTTTCGTTTGACCCAGCACAGCGAAGTTGGACTGCAAGAGCTCCTTTGGTGGCAACAATTTTAGCCACAAATAATCGCCGACATCGCAATGTAAAAATTCCGCCGAGCAATTGCCCTTCGCAAAGACAATAAGCACATCCAGCAGTTCGACAGACAGTTTTTGCTTGCTATACAGCTGTAATATGGAGCTGGCGCAACTCAGCAAACGTTGAAATACTTTATTGACAATGAATGGCAAATCCCAGTTACCGGGACCGGCATCGTGAAATATGCTCGCCACCGTTTTGAGTAGATTAAAGCTCAATACGAGTGAGTTTGAGGAAGTCTGTTGCAAATTCTCCAGCTCCTGTTTTGCTTGCTTCTCTACACGTGCGCTATTCTCCAAGGTTTGCAATTCCGAGCAAATAATGCTTACGACTGAGTAGAGGAAATTTAGCGCGGCGTCGGAGTCATTTAGCAACTCTACAGCCAGCAAATCGGCACATTTAATAGTAAAGGCGAGACACGCCTCTTTGGCGCGCAAATGCAAATCTTCATAGCAGGAAGATAGGCGACTAAGCAGTTTAATGAGCTGTTTCAACATTTCAACATCCTCCTCGGGACTATCTGTGTACGAGAGTTTGAAGCTAAGCAATACAAAGAGATACAGCTCGCTAAGCACGATAAATGGACGTAAATCTTCGATGAATTCAGCGCGATCCACGAGCGTGACAAGCGTTTGCTCAGCCAGCTTCTTCAATTGTTTGGGTGGCACTTCAGCGAATTGCGGTTGCTTCTTCAGCAGTATTATTAGAAAACTTTTGAAAGCTGCCAGACGACATAGCCACTCGGGCACATCTTCGCTAAACAGCTCTACAGCGCAATACGGATTCGCTGCGGCCGTTTTTGGCATATCATATACATAGTTAAgccatttaatgaaatttgacgTCTGGAAGAAGCGCAAAACAACTTCCTTCAACTCACTATTGCCATTCGGTGGCGTGGAGAATATTTCAATGGAGAGTATATTCAACAGCTGTGTATAGACACGCGCATTTTTGCCCAATGTGCTGAATAGAGGATTACAAAGTTGTGTCCAAAATTTCGGACGTTTAGTGAGCTCTTCCACCAGACTCTGCATGCCATTCTTCCAGAGCGAATGGAAGATGTTCATTATTTTATTAGGCAACGTATGCTCCACTATTTGCGAGTCCTTTGCCACCGCCTCTAGATAGTCctctaagaaagttaaaatgCTATCAGCAATTTGCACACCAGCCTCCTTGCCCAAGAAGCGTTTCTCTTGTGTGGCATTCACTTTGAAGAATGCCTCCGTCACGCCAGGCTGCTTTTCAATGCATGCCTCCACCAGCTCCAATATGGCGACCTTTAACGAATCGCTCTCCAATTCATCAGGTAAACGCTGCAGAAATGTTAAACGTATCTGATCTGGTTCCATATCGAGACATGCCAACAAAGACATATTAAATTCGAGCGCTATGCGTCGCAAGAGCCGACACGACAGTATTGGCAGCCAGCGATCGAAGATATTGCTCATGTAGCTCGTAACAACCGGTATGATGCGTAGCGTATCGCGTTGCTTGGGTTGCGTGTAGATTAAGGCTTCGAGTGGCGATAAATCGCTGGTCTCCTGCGTAGCCGGTTTCAAGCGCAGCAATTGCATGAGTATGCGCATAGCTAAACGCACGAGCAGCACGATGCCATGTGACTGTTGTATCATCCAATTGGACTCCATCTCCATGGTGTGCTGTAAGTAGGCATTGCCCAGCGCGACAAAACTGAAAGAAGTgtggttattaaaaaaaaattgtttaaggtTATGTTTTGCTTACCGCAATAGAACCATGCCGTTCTCGATATTCGACAaactatgtatgcatatgtcgCGCAAGAATTGCTTTTCTgcgtttattttttcatttttgtcatCCAGGCTGGTGACCGTATCCAATATGTCGCATACGAAACCCATAATTTCGGTATAAATTTTGTGACGCTCTGTTTGTGACTGGAAGCCCCAAGCATGCATATGTGGAAATACTTCGCgcagcaaaaatattaaaccGGGTATCTCGATTTTAAAGAAGTTATTGCGTTGCAGCTGTTGGCATATgagaatataatattaaataaatttgagataattaattaataaataataaattcaaaaatattatataaaaataatttaaaacacaaaaaaaaatatatatatgtaaaaaaaaactatataaaaaaaaataaataaaaaaaaataaataaaaaattaaataacaaaaaattaatttaaaaaaaaaagaaataaaaaaaatcaataataaaatttaaaaaaataaacttaataaaataattttaaaaaaatttaacaaataaaataaaataaagaaaataaaaaataaatatttaaagaaaattttaaatatttaataaaacaaattaaaaaaaaatttgaaaa
This genomic window contains:
- the Nup188 gene encoding nucleoporin Nup188; translated protein: MSANGSVITDWKRLWQLVSGIHHETPESTVREELLNVSKELQDGVLQFRKRAASNVKLEDLLKEKKQQKLLPFTQNLQELLDLESQQCWEILCYYLTNEYRGSASSLATHISSESNMSKLLDDIWGYYTLERMIVLKIVKNLLIFYNTPNHPYHTQYKEILNKITLPKLRDSYLSQLEQLINAYPPNQLANGEFFDYHTRLIVWSEGNAREINEVLHILLLICEHSPFELKHIQKIFDCFRQHTFGRQQSYLDIAKPLHNELMTRLAYSETILLLKCIDLSDTASALALNIIDLLDKKIIRMYHNPENGPLLLGWMLLKMRFTKAIEDAEAFLPCQLMGKRAIDLRCFEYLHNLLTSSMFKDDSLVSRIVRKTVYNMLTHMCNFFDSDGSCARHPYIYELLCELLSWPTLAKEFCADEEKGVRSLFNTLLETFPIDFVHLSMLASALTKAGMSNFIKTQLESLPIYTDIYDESRYPLRAINEEDYILTADIMPFSHLDFIIPANTTAAIMSRPEGYCVHFRITLNYFIVLHHEINCLLAETGQNQGDWSQNERVRRINAGLEYLQNVLQRTKALSAISAEMVHPTEMCIDLLNKFKAVPQPPVQMLANCLNVCTMLLPLVDAEIYARVVNLHILPAITNETLDNYKEYALGICFDSRVVGTYLIDVEKKLERYDFLIAYIGFLRTYTKLQRNNFFKIEIPGLIFLLREVFPHMHAWGFQSQTERHKIYTEIMGFVCDILDTVTSLDDKNEKINAEKQFLRDICIHSLSNIENGMVLLRFVALGNAYLQHTMEMESNWMIQQSHGIVLLVRLAMRILMQLLRLKPATQETSDLSPLEALIYTQPKQRDTLRIIPVVTSYMSNIFDRWLPILSCRLLRRIALEFNMSLLACLDMEPDQIRLTFLQRLPDELESDSLKVAILELVEACIEKQPGVTEAFFKVNATQEKRFLGKEAGVQIADSILTFLEDYLEAVAKDSQIVEHTLPNKIMNIFHSLWKNGMQSLVEELTKRPKFWTQLCNPLFSTLGKNARVYTQLLNILSIEIFSTPPNGNSELKEVVLRFFQTSNFIKWLNYVYDMPKTAAANPYCAVELFSEDVPEWLCRLAAFKSFLIILLKKQPQFAEVPPKQLKKLAEQTLVTLVDRAEFIEDLRPFIVLSELYLFVLLSFKLSYTDSPEEDVEMLKQLIKLLSRLSSCYEDLHLRAKEACLAFTIKCADLLAVELLNDSDAALNFLYSVVSIICSELQTLENSARVEKQAKQELENLQQTSSNSLVLSFNLLKTVASIFHDAGPGNWDLPFIVNKVFQRLLSCASSILQLYSKQKLSVELLDVLIVFAKGNCSAEFLHCDVGDYLWLKLLPPKELLQSNFAVLGQTKAEEHSWTMQKWWPIYTRGITLVTILFEKHKHYFVKHALQFVGIHEVYLVDSLLLAKQTLEPAAMELIKSSVTLVSNLVEFETLWRLEHSQSLFNLMRSVQVLMGHAISMFHQPKNLKCLIAGRNLQLDILSDIERPGFTDEVINAFNNLTEIITLSVQCLQRFSPKLLDLICAPEFLVSKWEPIFEIHFGAPKLNETAITLTFGTVLSIVGVFTKVLNLQGHGFHEVPLNVLPISRDGVTTPHASGATALARSQRQFSKSVSITSVSSANCPPNELLTNLDGELCLLALEHVLMLAASQSMLALKNPYLPAREKQIVRREISTELLTFHEFVRKKVLIDHREHREMWYRRKHGLVFMELTGGSAGAANSATASSSATTTTRLSPTQSGARRHSNDLRVNVVRRLHLQQEHSRQQHQQTPSGTAFDMSRVISPIGAGGHAQQQHPTAASSTPQLPRPPLRRQGDPAPLSSEVKRNSASRDQIVDVQDDDEVEVLEEIQYFPPEEPSYTPLSYVQLVEEDYLHFMSNLFTVICQSD